One part of the Prosthecobacter debontii genome encodes these proteins:
- a CDS encoding sugar phosphate isomerase/epimerase family protein: protein MTTPSPTRRHFLQMVSAAFAASAAGVRAADAEPLFKISLAEWSLNKGMFKREGAEPLEHLDFCKIARSLGIDGVEYVNQMFADKAQDKAYLDEMKKRQEGEGVKGLLIMVDREGNLGDPDDAKRAKTVENHLKWLDAAAHLGCHSIRVNAASDPKLSYDEQMKHAAAGLHALCVEGDKRGLYVVVENHGGLSSNGLWLTGVMKMADHARVGILPDLGNFYTDRNKGELYNPYKGVREFMPWVKQAVSAKAYDWDTGAGKFYTEDRREGREMTLDYQRLIEIVVKAGYKGYIGIEYEGSKHTEIEGIKRTKQALEEIRSLLA from the coding sequence ATGACTACCCCATCCCCCACACGCCGTCATTTCCTCCAGATGGTTTCCGCTGCCTTCGCCGCTTCCGCCGCCGGAGTCCGCGCTGCTGATGCCGAGCCGCTTTTCAAGATCTCTCTGGCGGAGTGGTCCCTGAACAAAGGCATGTTCAAGCGTGAAGGTGCTGAGCCTCTGGAGCACCTGGACTTCTGCAAAATCGCTCGCAGCCTGGGCATTGATGGCGTGGAGTATGTGAACCAGATGTTTGCCGATAAGGCCCAAGACAAAGCCTATCTGGATGAAATGAAAAAGCGCCAGGAAGGTGAAGGCGTGAAAGGCCTGCTCATCATGGTGGACCGTGAAGGCAATCTCGGTGATCCCGATGATGCGAAGCGCGCCAAGACCGTGGAAAACCACCTCAAGTGGCTGGACGCCGCCGCTCATTTGGGCTGCCACAGCATCCGGGTCAATGCCGCTAGCGATCCGAAGCTGAGCTATGACGAGCAGATGAAGCACGCCGCGGCAGGTCTGCATGCTCTTTGTGTTGAAGGTGACAAGCGGGGTCTCTACGTCGTGGTCGAGAACCATGGCGGCCTGTCCAGCAACGGTTTGTGGCTGACTGGCGTCATGAAAATGGCAGATCATGCCCGCGTGGGCATCCTGCCAGATCTGGGCAACTTCTACACGGACCGAAATAAAGGCGAACTGTATAACCCTTACAAAGGAGTTCGCGAATTCATGCCATGGGTGAAGCAGGCCGTCAGTGCCAAGGCCTATGACTGGGATACCGGAGCTGGAAAATTCTACACCGAAGACCGCCGCGAAGGCCGCGAGATGACGCTGGATTATCAGCGACTCATCGAAATCGTCGTCAAAGCAGGCTACAAAGGCTACATCGGCATCGAATACGAAGGCTCGAAGCATACGGAAATCGAGGGGATCAAGCGCACCAAGCAAGCCTTGGAGGAAATCCGCAGCCTATTGGCCTGA
- a CDS encoding DNA-directed RNA polymerase subunit omega, with amino-acid sequence MKAELVEQAALIVKDPPILINMVSKRVKQLTSGRAPLVDRRPGMREADVALLEIIQGKIKVEQFNPSEL; translated from the coding sequence ATGAAAGCCGAACTCGTCGAACAAGCCGCCCTTATTGTCAAAGACCCACCGATCCTGATCAACATGGTATCGAAGCGGGTAAAGCAACTGACGTCCGGACGTGCCCCTCTGGTGGACCGTCGTCCAGGCATGCGTGAGGCCGATGTCGCCTTGCTGGAGATCATCCAAGGCAAGATCAAGGTTGAGCAGTTCAACCCATCCGAACTTTAA
- the smpB gene encoding SsrA-binding protein SmpB, giving the protein MSDEIATNRKALRDFHILERYEAGVELRGTEVKSIRLGKLNISDAFARVERGQVWLYNMDVQIYEKASFSQHEPRRTRRLLLHKREILKLFVQTDQKGLALPVLRAYWKGSHVKVEIGVGKGKTKGDQREDLKEKAVKREVQKVVSSFNRKHG; this is encoded by the coding sequence ATGTCCGACGAAATTGCCACCAATCGCAAAGCGCTCCGGGATTTTCACATCCTTGAGCGCTACGAAGCGGGGGTGGAACTCCGAGGCACGGAGGTCAAATCAATCCGCCTCGGTAAGCTGAACATCAGTGACGCCTTTGCGCGAGTCGAGCGTGGCCAAGTCTGGCTCTACAACATGGATGTGCAGATCTATGAAAAGGCCAGCTTCAGCCAGCATGAACCTCGACGCACCCGACGTCTCCTCCTGCATAAGCGGGAGATCTTAAAGCTGTTCGTCCAGACCGATCAAAAGGGCCTAGCCCTGCCTGTCCTGAGGGCCTATTGGAAAGGCTCGCACGTGAAGGTCGAGATCGGAGTCGGTAAAGGCAAAACCAAGGGCGACCAGCGCGAGGACCTGAAGGAGAAGGCGGTGAAACGCGAGGTGCAAAAGGTCGTCTCCAGCTTCAACCGTAAACACGGTTAA